From the genome of Longimicrobiaceae bacterium:
CCCTTTGTCCCACTCCACTCGGGGCCTCACCTCCAGCACCTTCTTCCCTTCCGTGAGGCGCAGATCGTCCCGCTCCTCGACGGCCTCCCGGACCACCCGGCGCACCCGCTCCACCCGGTCCTCCGGCGTGAGCCGGTAGTGGATGCTGAGGGTGAGCCCCTTGTCCTCCACGAACGCCCCCGGGACCTCCGCCAGCGCGGGCTCCACCGCGGCGATGACCTCCTCCAGCTGCGGCCGGGCCGCCTGCGCCTCGGGGTGGACCCGGTGGACGTCCGGCCCCTCGATCTCCATCCCGTGGTTCCCGGCGTAGGCGATCCCGGAGATCCCGGCGCGCTCCCGGGCGTCCGCCATGCCGCGCCCGCTCACCACCGCACCGACCACGCCCGGCGCCCCCAGCAGCCGGTCCAGCGCCGCGCGCGTGGCCTCCGGGATCGCCGCCATCTCAGGCCGCTCGACGATGGGCGCCAGCGTCCCGTCGAAGTCCAGGAGGAGCACCAGCCGGCCGCTCCGCCGCCACGCTTCCCGCCACGCCTCCACCCGCTCCAGCGCGTGGGTCGGACCGCCGGCGCTCACCAGGGCGCCCCCGTTGACCGGCCCGAACGGCCGCCGCTACCTTCCCGCCCCGCACACGCCCTGAACCGTGGAGCCCTGTTCGCCATGTCTGCCTGGATCGAGGAATTGAAGTTCGACGAGCGCGGCCTCGTGGCCGTGGTGGCGCAGGAGGCCGACACCGGCGAGGTGCTGATGGTGGCCTGGGCCGACCGCGAGGCGCTCGCCCGCACCGTGGAGACCGGGGTGGCCCACTACTGGAGCCGCTCCCGCGGCGCGCTCTGGCGCAAGGGCGAGACCAGCGGGCACGTGCAGGCGGTGCGCGAGGTGCGCGTGGACTGCGACGGCGACGCGGTGCTGTACCGCGTCGCGCAGACCGGCCCTGCCTGCCACACCGGGGAGGGGAGCTGCTTCCACCGCCTCGCCGACGGCGCCGGGCTGGCTCCCGCCGGGGGGACCGGGCACGTGCTGTCGCGCATCGAGGAGATCGTCCGCGTCCGCGAGGCGGAGCGCCCCGAGGGCTCCTACACCACCTACCTCTTCGAGAAGGGGGTGGACAAGGTGCTCAAGAAGCTGGGGGAGGAGGCCGCGGAGACGATCGTGGCCGCCAAGAACCCCGGGACCGACGAGCTGCGCTCCGAGACGGCGGACCTCCTCTTCCACCTCCTGGT
Proteins encoded in this window:
- the otsB gene encoding trehalose-phosphatase, which encodes MSAGGPTHALERVEAWREAWRRSGRLVLLLDFDGTLAPIVERPEMAAIPEATRAALDRLLGAPGVVGAVVSGRGMADARERAGISGIAYAGNHGMEIEGPDVHRVHPEAQAARPQLEEVIAAVEPALAEVPGAFVEDKGLTLSIHYRLTPEDRVERVRRVVREAVEERDDLRLTEGKKVLEVRPRVEWDKGRAVLFLLGHLRPPEGAPVLYLGDDTTDEDAFRALSSWPGDGEGVLVAERPPSTTAARAYVRSPEEVGALFEALAR
- the hisIE gene encoding bifunctional phosphoribosyl-AMP cyclohydrolase/phosphoribosyl-ATP diphosphatase HisIE yields the protein MSAWIEELKFDERGLVAVVAQEADTGEVLMVAWADREALARTVETGVAHYWSRSRGALWRKGETSGHVQAVREVRVDCDGDAVLYRVAQTGPACHTGEGSCFHRLADGAGLAPAGGTGHVLSRIEEIVRVREAERPEGSYTTYLFEKGVDKVLKKLGEEAAETIVAAKNPGTDELRSETADLLFHLLVLLRARGLPLAEVWAELEGRFGAPPRPEALEKLQAKRPPDHS